Proteins encoded in a region of the Ralstonia pseudosolanacearum genome:
- a CDS encoding response regulator transcription factor translates to MCPSSTAPEPPSIRVAIVEDDPGFLDALTQALACAPDMHLTGVAGSRAEGLLLLDGAPADVLLVDLGLPDGSGIDVIEAAARQWRACSIMVSTNFGDETHVMRSIEVGAAGYLLKDSSAARILDEIRSLAGGGSPISPIIARQILARFRQGGSRSAADEAPASASAASPLLSAREKEVLDLITKGFTAQEIAKLMELSHFTVRTFVRRIYSKLKVTSKAEAIYEARTLGLLAD, encoded by the coding sequence ATGTGCCCCTCCAGTACCGCTCCGGAACCACCCTCCATCCGCGTCGCGATCGTCGAGGACGATCCCGGCTTTCTCGATGCCTTGACCCAGGCCCTGGCGTGCGCGCCAGATATGCACTTGACGGGCGTCGCCGGCTCCCGTGCCGAAGGCCTGCTGCTGCTCGATGGCGCGCCAGCCGATGTGCTGCTGGTCGACCTCGGGTTGCCTGACGGCTCGGGCATCGACGTGATCGAAGCGGCCGCCCGGCAATGGCGCGCTTGCAGCATCATGGTCAGCACCAATTTCGGCGACGAAACCCACGTGATGCGTTCGATCGAGGTCGGCGCGGCCGGCTATCTGCTCAAGGACAGCTCGGCGGCCAGGATCCTCGATGAAATCCGCAGCCTCGCCGGCGGCGGCAGCCCGATCAGCCCGATCATCGCCCGGCAGATCCTGGCGCGCTTCCGGCAAGGCGGCTCCCGCAGCGCCGCAGACGAGGCGCCGGCTTCGGCTTCGGCGGCTTCGCCCCTGTTGTCGGCCCGTGAAAAAGAGGTGCTGGACCTGATCACCAAGGGCTTCACGGCGCAGGAGATCGCCAAGCTGATGGAGCTGTCCCATTTCACGGTGCGGACCTTCGTGCGGCGCATCTACAGCAAGCTCAAGGTCACCTCCAAGGCCGAAGCCATCTATGAGGCCCGGACGCTCGGGCTGTTGGCCGACTAG
- a CDS encoding BaiN/RdsA family NAD(P)/FAD-dependent oxidoreductase, protein MSEPHNVPLVAVIGAGPAGLMAAEVLSRAGVRVEVFDAMPSAGRKFLLAGIGGMNITHSEAFDAFLGRYRARREQLAPLIDRFSPDALRDWVHGLGIETFIGSSGRVFPTDMKAAPLLRAWLHRLREAGVKLQMRHRWSGWRAASSDQADQPEALRFETPDGERLVYADAVVLAMGGGSWPRLGSDGAWVPRLEARGVQVRPLKPANCGFDADWSAHFQERFAGQPVKSVAIGIASGDDGALQFRQGEFLVTQTGIEGSLVYALSAPIRDALEAGGDITIRLDLAPGWSAQRVADALMRPRGARSMSSHLQSRLNITGVKLGLLRECLSKDAFADLAQLALAIKALPLRLTRARPIDEAISSAGGVAFEALDANLMIARLPGVFCAGEMLDWEAPTGGYLLTACFASGAAAGHGVLAYLATAALRG, encoded by the coding sequence ACAACGTTCCCCTGGTCGCCGTGATCGGCGCCGGCCCTGCCGGGCTGATGGCCGCCGAAGTCCTGTCTCGCGCAGGCGTGCGTGTCGAGGTGTTCGACGCCATGCCGTCGGCTGGCCGCAAGTTCCTGCTGGCGGGCATCGGCGGGATGAACATCACGCACTCGGAAGCGTTCGACGCGTTTCTCGGACGGTATCGTGCGCGCCGCGAGCAACTTGCGCCGCTCATCGACCGCTTCAGCCCCGACGCGCTGCGCGACTGGGTGCATGGGCTCGGGATCGAAACGTTCATCGGCAGTTCGGGCCGCGTGTTTCCGACCGACATGAAAGCGGCGCCGTTGCTGCGAGCGTGGCTGCATCGGCTGCGCGAGGCCGGCGTGAAGTTGCAGATGCGGCACCGGTGGAGCGGTTGGCGCGCCGCATCGTCCGATCAGGCCGATCAACCTGAGGCGCTGCGCTTCGAAACACCCGACGGGGAGCGCCTCGTGTACGCCGACGCCGTCGTGCTGGCGATGGGCGGCGGCAGTTGGCCGCGCCTCGGTTCCGATGGCGCATGGGTGCCGCGCCTGGAAGCACGCGGCGTGCAAGTGCGGCCGCTCAAGCCCGCCAACTGCGGGTTCGATGCGGACTGGAGCGCGCATTTTCAGGAGCGCTTCGCGGGGCAGCCGGTGAAGTCCGTCGCGATCGGCATCGCGTCCGGCGACGATGGCGCGCTGCAATTCCGCCAGGGCGAGTTCCTCGTCACGCAGACCGGCATCGAAGGCAGCCTGGTGTATGCGTTGTCCGCGCCGATCCGCGATGCACTCGAGGCCGGCGGCGACATCACGATCCGGCTTGACCTGGCGCCCGGCTGGAGCGCGCAACGCGTTGCCGATGCGTTGATGCGGCCACGCGGCGCGCGCTCGATGTCGAGTCATCTGCAGAGCCGGTTGAACATCACGGGCGTGAAGCTCGGGCTGCTGCGCGAATGTCTGTCGAAAGACGCATTCGCCGATCTCGCGCAGCTCGCGCTTGCGATCAAGGCGCTGCCGCTGCGGCTCACGCGCGCGCGGCCGATCGACGAGGCGATCAGCAGCGCGGGCGGCGTCGCGTTCGAAGCGCTCGATGCAAATCTGATGATCGCGCGCTTGCCCGGCGTGTTCTGCGCGGGCGAGATGCTCGATTGGGAAGCCCCGACGGGCGGCTACCTGCTGACGGCGTGTTTTGCGAGTGGCGCCGCCGCCGGGCACGGCGTGCTCGCGTATCTGGCAACGGCGGCGTTGCGCGGATGA
- a CDS encoding methyltransferase — translation MTDHPTLSWTDAETATAHTARWRSEAGNPPPKRVTVADDRITADAAYRQACEGIAILWRGDFQNARQLLQAMSRRTDRKPRKTATSPLDAFNLHRQAQSQRARTLGMLLIPLDADYTIPLRRAPDVHEACTEAYGAGEDTSVVSLRELLGLIGAHEWRKKGVDIPALGGARIHPHYGVFSPVRGEYVDLVANAPLPSQALAFDIGTGTGVLAAVLAKRGVKRVVGTDQDARALACAHENLTRLGLQSQVEVIEADLFPEGRAPLIVCNPPWLPARPSSPIERAVYDPDSRMLRGFLDGLAAHLEPSGEGWLILSDFAEHLGLRTRDALLAMIDAAGLQVVGRDDIKPQHPKASDANDPLHQARAAEVTSLWRLKAR, via the coding sequence GTGACCGATCACCCCACCCTCAGCTGGACCGACGCCGAAACCGCCACCGCCCACACCGCCCGTTGGCGCTCCGAAGCGGGCAACCCGCCGCCCAAGCGCGTCACGGTCGCCGATGACCGTATCACGGCCGACGCCGCCTACCGCCAAGCCTGCGAGGGCATCGCGATACTCTGGCGCGGCGACTTCCAGAACGCGCGCCAACTGCTGCAAGCGATGTCCCGCCGCACCGATCGCAAGCCGCGCAAGACGGCCACCTCCCCCCTCGACGCGTTCAATCTCCATCGCCAGGCCCAATCGCAGCGTGCCCGCACGCTCGGCATGCTGCTGATTCCGCTCGACGCCGACTACACGATCCCTTTGCGCCGAGCGCCCGACGTGCATGAAGCCTGCACCGAAGCGTACGGCGCAGGCGAAGACACTTCGGTCGTCTCGCTCAGGGAACTGCTCGGTCTGATCGGCGCGCATGAATGGCGCAAGAAGGGGGTCGACATTCCAGCGCTGGGCGGTGCGCGCATTCACCCGCATTACGGTGTCTTTTCACCGGTGCGCGGCGAATATGTCGATCTGGTCGCGAACGCGCCCCTGCCGTCGCAAGCGCTGGCGTTCGACATCGGCACGGGCACCGGCGTGCTCGCGGCCGTGCTTGCGAAACGCGGCGTGAAGCGCGTGGTCGGCACCGATCAAGACGCGCGCGCGCTCGCCTGCGCCCACGAAAACCTGACGCGCCTCGGGCTCCAATCCCAGGTCGAAGTCATCGAGGCCGATCTCTTTCCCGAGGGCCGCGCGCCGCTCATCGTGTGCAATCCGCCGTGGCTTCCGGCACGGCCCAGCTCGCCGATCGAACGGGCCGTCTACGATCCGGATAGCCGCATGTTGCGAGGCTTTCTGGACGGTCTCGCCGCGCATCTCGAGCCGAGCGGCGAAGGCTGGCTGATCCTGTCGGATTTCGCCGAGCATCTCGGCTTGCGCACGCGGGATGCACTGCTGGCGATGATCGATGCGGCGGGTCTGCAAGTCGTCGGCCGCGATGACATCAAGCCGCAGCATCCGAAGGCGTCGGATGCGAATGATCCACTCCATCAGGCCCGCGCCGCCGAGGTCACGTCGTTGTGGCGACTGAAAGCGCGCTAG
- a CDS encoding sensor histidine kinase, whose translation MRYRPTHLPAYAIFVFSVALLVIVGAIYLDADGESFPAANLHLTQAEWQVTEAPGFTTPPATLDSNRLPNAWRHVALPLDLPIALLRQAHANAVTTAGQTTWLKLAIPRLPPHSGPLALYGIRVKTDGTIAVYVNGELVHRAQQQGPLWNSTRTPLWVVLEPRADDAPVREILIRLEHTERTQVALSSLWLGPVETLRVRYHVRQWLQQELPSMLSAAFLAVGIFALFVWLKRRHETGYLLFFNLAVTSFLRGLHFYVGLPIANDGFAWLTVNSLLWLVTVVHFFLRQLHGRPLTGFTRALVGVTGLIGVLTLPALAVLPNTPKVTPLIYPMAALMGAAVGLVGGISAWRRSNEGVLVAIGVSVCTLLGVSDWLLQNNFVSPEGWYFGAYTNAITFGIFGILMYRRYVNAISEVELTNANLAQRLKHREAELESSHQRLREVERQQTISAERQRLMQDMHDGLGASLISAIRSVERGAVSDAKVSQILKSCLDDLKLTIDSMEPVEADLLLLLATLRFRLEPRLEGTGIALLWEVRKLPTLTWLDPSSALHILRIVQESIANILHHTQASEIRVGTAVESTGVLVTIVDNGRGFDVEKTLAAGKGNGLRNLQRRAQAIDGTARWTSGPEGTQFTLWLPLERHA comes from the coding sequence ATGAGATACCGCCCCACACACCTTCCCGCCTACGCCATCTTTGTCTTTTCCGTGGCGCTGCTCGTCATTGTGGGCGCCATCTATCTGGACGCCGACGGCGAGTCGTTCCCCGCAGCAAACCTGCATCTGACGCAGGCCGAGTGGCAGGTCACCGAGGCGCCGGGTTTCACGACGCCGCCGGCGACGCTGGACAGCAACCGCTTGCCGAATGCATGGCGGCATGTCGCGTTGCCCCTGGACTTGCCCATCGCCTTGTTGCGTCAGGCCCATGCCAACGCAGTCACCACGGCCGGGCAGACCACCTGGCTCAAGCTCGCCATCCCCCGATTGCCCCCGCATTCCGGCCCGCTGGCGTTGTATGGCATTCGCGTCAAGACGGACGGCACCATCGCGGTCTATGTCAACGGCGAGCTGGTGCACCGGGCGCAGCAGCAGGGGCCCTTGTGGAACAGTACCCGGACCCCGCTGTGGGTCGTGCTGGAGCCGCGTGCGGACGATGCACCGGTGCGTGAAATCCTCATCCGCCTGGAGCACACCGAGCGGACCCAGGTGGCCTTGTCCTCGCTGTGGCTGGGCCCAGTCGAGACGCTGCGGGTCCGCTATCACGTACGCCAATGGCTGCAGCAGGAGCTTCCCAGCATGCTCAGCGCGGCGTTTCTGGCGGTGGGCATTTTTGCCCTGTTTGTCTGGCTCAAGCGCCGCCACGAAACGGGCTATCTGCTGTTCTTCAACCTGGCGGTCACCTCGTTTTTACGGGGGCTGCACTTCTACGTGGGCTTGCCGATCGCCAATGACGGGTTCGCCTGGCTGACGGTCAACTCCCTGCTGTGGCTGGTCACCGTGGTGCACTTCTTTCTGCGCCAATTGCACGGCCGCCCGCTCACAGGGTTCACGCGGGCGCTGGTCGGGGTGACCGGCCTGATCGGCGTGCTGACGCTGCCGGCGCTGGCGGTACTGCCGAACACGCCGAAGGTCACCCCGCTGATCTATCCGATGGCAGCACTCATGGGGGCGGCCGTGGGGCTGGTGGGCGGCATCAGCGCCTGGCGCCGGTCCAATGAAGGCGTACTGGTGGCGATCGGCGTCAGCGTCTGTACGTTGCTGGGGGTGTCCGATTGGCTGCTGCAAAACAACTTTGTCAGCCCGGAAGGCTGGTATTTCGGGGCCTATACCAATGCCATCACGTTCGGCATTTTCGGCATCCTGATGTACCGGCGCTACGTCAATGCCATCAGCGAGGTCGAGTTGACCAACGCGAACCTCGCGCAGCGCCTCAAACACCGCGAGGCCGAACTCGAAAGCAGCCATCAGCGGCTACGTGAAGTGGAGCGGCAGCAAACGATCAGCGCGGAACGGCAGCGCCTGATGCAGGACATGCACGATGGTCTCGGTGCGTCCCTGATCAGCGCCATCCGGTCGGTCGAGCGCGGGGCGGTCAGCGATGCCAAGGTCTCGCAAATCCTCAAGAGCTGCCTTGACGATCTGAAGCTGACCATCGACTCGATGGAGCCGGTGGAGGCCGATCTGCTGCTGTTGCTGGCCACGCTGCGCTTCCGGCTGGAACCGCGCCTGGAGGGCACGGGCATCGCCTTGCTGTGGGAAGTCCGGAAGCTGCCGACGCTCACCTGGCTGGACCCCTCCAGTGCCCTGCACATCCTGCGCATCGTGCAGGAAAGCATTGCCAACATCCTGCACCACACGCAGGCGAGCGAGATCCGGGTAGGAACGGCGGTGGAGTCGACCGGTGTGCTGGTCACCATCGTAGACAACGGCCGGGGCTTCGATGTCGAAAAAACCCTCGCCGCAGGCAAGGGGAACGGTCTGCGCAACCTGCAGCGCCGCGCCCAGGCCATCGACGGCACGGCCCGTTGGACGTCGGGGCCGGAGGGCACACAATTCACGCTCTGGCTGCCGTTGGAGCGGCATGCCTAG